Proteins from a genomic interval of Polyodon spathula isolate WHYD16114869_AA chromosome 1, ASM1765450v1, whole genome shotgun sequence:
- the LOC121313335 gene encoding zinc finger protein 366-like isoform X2 — MEMDAMRIRADVSHLTDGRKTPPTNYHQPFPLLKPSRFPHLGDTFSRSFLDYRPEHFMGFERFHVTSEGSQKRKRTPFKVTQVLRDVESSDEMGEESSSRKTVDLSHLSYPHPKPPPPPQPTYNPQMIDLSRFQFYRALDRFDTRRVKQEPIQHNVMWSSSPLMMHPPLPYFSKIHPGMIPFPFLMPNPAMHFPHRFYPNESLVNHRAEEKEKEQDSGERVDVSIHIDDSYCVDMGGGQKRWKCRMCEKSYTSKYNLITHILGHSGIKPHSCNQCGKLFKQLSHLHTHMLTHQGTRPHKCQVCHKAFTQTSHLKRHMMQHSDVKPYTCRICGRGFAYPSELKAHEVKHEGGQDNICVECGLDFRTLTQLKRHLNSHRGPAQYTCTECDKTFQYPSQLQNHMMKHKDIRPYICTECGMEFVQPHHLKQHTLIHKGVKEHKCGICGREFTLLANMKRHVLIHTNIRAYQCHLCFKSFVQKQTLKAHMIVHSDVKPYRCKLCGKEFNRMHNLMGHMHLHSDSKPFKCLYCPSKFTLKGNLTRHMKVKHGVMGGGLTAQGFRRRGRFRLSSQTDVVASFVQQEPFDLSQKGRPKLRVSHSDGESAKGSSCQEEEEDSYRMGQYSPEDYHHGNSAFLPQNLAYKQKGLTEAFTEAQGAKDDGDVMKEQVGKEEEEEEEKQKYYVMKEKYPRIQYFPNQLSDSSGQFYTQNIRRNRRYSIQSQAMIEN; from the exons ATGGAGATGGACGCAATGCGGATTCGAGCTGATGTGAGTCACTTGACTGATGGGAGGAAGACACCACCCACCAATTACCATCAGCCCTTTCCCCTCCTAAAGCCTTCCAGATTCCCACACCTGGGAGACACATTCAGCAGGAGCTTTCTAGACTACAGACCTGAGCACTTCATGGGGTTCGAGAGGTTCCACGTAACCTCGGAAGGTTCTCAAAAACGCAAGAGGACTCCCTTCAAAGTGACACAAGTCCTGCGAGACGTGGAATCCTCTGACGAGATGGGCGAGGAGAGCAGTAGCAGAAAGACAGTGGACCTTTCTCATCTGTCCTATCCTCACCCCAAACCCCCTCCCCCACCGCAACCAACGTACAACCCCCAAATGATAGACCTGAGCAGGTTTCAGTTTTACAGAGCACTGGATCGCTTTGATACCAGGCGGGTGAAGCAGGAACCCATCCAACACAATGTCATGTGGTCCAGCAGTCCGCTCATGATGCACCCTCCCCTTCCTTACTTTTCCAAAATCCATCCCGGAATGATCCCCTTTCCTTTCCTCATGCCGAACCCGGCCATGCATTTCCCACACAGGTTCTATCCCAACGAATCCCTGGTCAATCATAGGGCTGAAGAAAAGGAGAAAGAGCAGGACAGCGGGGAAAGGGTGGACGTCAGCATCCACATTGATGACAGCTACTGCGTGGACATGGGAGGTGGCCAGAAGCGCTGGAAGTGCCGTATGTGCGAGAAGTCCTACACCTCCAAGTACAACCTGATCACCCACATCCTGGGCCACAGCGGCATCAAGCCTCACTCCTGCAATCAGTGCGGGAAGCTCTTCAAACAACTCAGCCACCTGCACACCCACATGCTGACACACCAGGGGACCAGGCCTCACAAGTGCCAGGTGTGCCACAAAGCCTTCACCCAAACCAGCCACCTGAAGAGACACATGATGCAGCACAGCGATGTCAAGCCCTACACCTGCAGGATCTGTGGCCGGGGCTTCGCCTACCCCAGCGAGCTCAAAGCCCATGAGGTGAAGCACGAGGGAGGCCAGGATAATATTTGTGTGGAGTGTGGCCTAGACTTCCGTACTCTGACCCAGCTGAAAAGACATCTCAACTCCCACAGGGGCCCTGCCCAGTACACCTGCACAGAGTGCGATAAGACTTTCCAGTACCCCAGCCAGCTGCAGAATCACATGATGAAACACAAAGACATTCGGCCCTACATCTGTACTGAGTGTGGCATGGAGTTCGTTCAGCCCCACCATCTCAAACAACACACCTTAATTCATAAG GGTGTGAAAGAACACAAGTGTGGGATCTGTGGGCGGGAGTTCACCCTTCTGGCAAACATGAAGCGTCATGTTCTCATTCACACCAACATCCGAGCCTACCAGTGCCATCTCTGCTTCAAGAGCTTTGTGCAGAAACAGACGCTAAAGGCACACATGATCGTGCATTCAGATGTCAAACCGTACAGATGCAAG CTGTGTGGAAAGGAGTTCAACCGAATGCACAATTTGATGGGCCACATGCACTTGCACTCAGACAGTAAGCCATTCAAGTGTCTTTATTGCCCAAGCAAATTCACTCTGAAAGGAAACCTCACCAGGCACATGAAGGTCAAACACGGGGTGATGGGTGGAGGACTCACCGCACAAG GCTTCAGAAGGAGAGGAAGGTTCCGACTGTCATCCCAAACAGATGTGGTGGCCAGCTTTGTGCAGCAGGAGCCCTTTGACCTTTCCCAGAAGGGCAGACCTAAGCTGCGGGTGTCTCACTCGGACGGAGAAAGTGCCAAGGGCAGCTCATGTCAGGAAGAAGAGGAAGACAGCTACAGGATGGGCCAGTACAGCCCTGAGGACTATCACCATGGCAACAGCGCATTCCTGCCTCAGAATCTGGCTTACAAACAGAAGGGCCTGACTGAGGCCTTCACAGAAGCACAGGGAGCCAAGGATGATGGAGATGTGATGAAGGAGCAAGTGGgaaaagaggaagaggaagaggaggaaaaacaaaagtattacgTGATGAAGGAAAAGTATCCTCGTATACAGTATTTTCCAAACCAGCTGAGTGATTCTTCAGGTCAATTCTACACTCAAAACATTAGAAGGAACAGGAGATACAGCATTCAAAGTCAAGCGATGATAGAAAACTGA
- the LOC121313335 gene encoding zinc finger protein 366-like isoform X1, with amino-acid sequence MEMDAMRIRADVSHLTDGRKTPPTNYHQPFPLLKPSRFPHLGDTFSRSFLDYRPEHFMGFERFHVTSEGSQKRKRTPFKVTQVLRDVESSDEMGEESSSRKTVDLSHLSYPHPKPPPPPQPTYNPQMIDLSRFQFYRALDRFDTRRVKQEPIQHNVMWSSSPLMMHPPLPYFSKIHPGMIPFPFLMPNPAMHFPHRFYPNESLVNHRAEEKEKEQDSGERVDVSIHIDDSYCVDMGGGQKRWKCRMCEKSYTSKYNLITHILGHSGIKPHSCNQCGKLFKQLSHLHTHMLTHQGTRPHKCQVCHKAFTQTSHLKRHMMQHSDVKPYTCRICGRGFAYPSELKAHEVKHEGGQDNICVECGLDFRTLTQLKRHLNSHRGPAQYTCTECDKTFQYPSQLQNHMMKHKDIRPYICTECGMEFVQPHHLKQHTLIHKGVKEHKCGICGREFTLLANMKRHVLIHTNIRAYQCHLCFKSFVQKQTLKAHMIVHSDVKPYRCKLCGKEFNRMHNLMGHMHLHSDSKPFKCLYCPSKFTLKGNLTRHMKVKHGVMGGGLTAQGNGCFSQGFRRRGRFRLSSQTDVVASFVQQEPFDLSQKGRPKLRVSHSDGESAKGSSCQEEEEDSYRMGQYSPEDYHHGNSAFLPQNLAYKQKGLTEAFTEAQGAKDDGDVMKEQVGKEEEEEEEKQKYYVMKEKYPRIQYFPNQLSDSSGQFYTQNIRRNRRYSIQSQAMIEN; translated from the exons ATGGAGATGGACGCAATGCGGATTCGAGCTGATGTGAGTCACTTGACTGATGGGAGGAAGACACCACCCACCAATTACCATCAGCCCTTTCCCCTCCTAAAGCCTTCCAGATTCCCACACCTGGGAGACACATTCAGCAGGAGCTTTCTAGACTACAGACCTGAGCACTTCATGGGGTTCGAGAGGTTCCACGTAACCTCGGAAGGTTCTCAAAAACGCAAGAGGACTCCCTTCAAAGTGACACAAGTCCTGCGAGACGTGGAATCCTCTGACGAGATGGGCGAGGAGAGCAGTAGCAGAAAGACAGTGGACCTTTCTCATCTGTCCTATCCTCACCCCAAACCCCCTCCCCCACCGCAACCAACGTACAACCCCCAAATGATAGACCTGAGCAGGTTTCAGTTTTACAGAGCACTGGATCGCTTTGATACCAGGCGGGTGAAGCAGGAACCCATCCAACACAATGTCATGTGGTCCAGCAGTCCGCTCATGATGCACCCTCCCCTTCCTTACTTTTCCAAAATCCATCCCGGAATGATCCCCTTTCCTTTCCTCATGCCGAACCCGGCCATGCATTTCCCACACAGGTTCTATCCCAACGAATCCCTGGTCAATCATAGGGCTGAAGAAAAGGAGAAAGAGCAGGACAGCGGGGAAAGGGTGGACGTCAGCATCCACATTGATGACAGCTACTGCGTGGACATGGGAGGTGGCCAGAAGCGCTGGAAGTGCCGTATGTGCGAGAAGTCCTACACCTCCAAGTACAACCTGATCACCCACATCCTGGGCCACAGCGGCATCAAGCCTCACTCCTGCAATCAGTGCGGGAAGCTCTTCAAACAACTCAGCCACCTGCACACCCACATGCTGACACACCAGGGGACCAGGCCTCACAAGTGCCAGGTGTGCCACAAAGCCTTCACCCAAACCAGCCACCTGAAGAGACACATGATGCAGCACAGCGATGTCAAGCCCTACACCTGCAGGATCTGTGGCCGGGGCTTCGCCTACCCCAGCGAGCTCAAAGCCCATGAGGTGAAGCACGAGGGAGGCCAGGATAATATTTGTGTGGAGTGTGGCCTAGACTTCCGTACTCTGACCCAGCTGAAAAGACATCTCAACTCCCACAGGGGCCCTGCCCAGTACACCTGCACAGAGTGCGATAAGACTTTCCAGTACCCCAGCCAGCTGCAGAATCACATGATGAAACACAAAGACATTCGGCCCTACATCTGTACTGAGTGTGGCATGGAGTTCGTTCAGCCCCACCATCTCAAACAACACACCTTAATTCATAAG GGTGTGAAAGAACACAAGTGTGGGATCTGTGGGCGGGAGTTCACCCTTCTGGCAAACATGAAGCGTCATGTTCTCATTCACACCAACATCCGAGCCTACCAGTGCCATCTCTGCTTCAAGAGCTTTGTGCAGAAACAGACGCTAAAGGCACACATGATCGTGCATTCAGATGTCAAACCGTACAGATGCAAG CTGTGTGGAAAGGAGTTCAACCGAATGCACAATTTGATGGGCCACATGCACTTGCACTCAGACAGTAAGCCATTCAAGTGTCTTTATTGCCCAAGCAAATTCACTCTGAAAGGAAACCTCACCAGGCACATGAAGGTCAAACACGGGGTGATGGGTGGAGGACTCACCGCACAAGGTAATGGCTGCTTTTCACAGG GCTTCAGAAGGAGAGGAAGGTTCCGACTGTCATCCCAAACAGATGTGGTGGCCAGCTTTGTGCAGCAGGAGCCCTTTGACCTTTCCCAGAAGGGCAGACCTAAGCTGCGGGTGTCTCACTCGGACGGAGAAAGTGCCAAGGGCAGCTCATGTCAGGAAGAAGAGGAAGACAGCTACAGGATGGGCCAGTACAGCCCTGAGGACTATCACCATGGCAACAGCGCATTCCTGCCTCAGAATCTGGCTTACAAACAGAAGGGCCTGACTGAGGCCTTCACAGAAGCACAGGGAGCCAAGGATGATGGAGATGTGATGAAGGAGCAAGTGGgaaaagaggaagaggaagaggaggaaaaacaaaagtattacgTGATGAAGGAAAAGTATCCTCGTATACAGTATTTTCCAAACCAGCTGAGTGATTCTTCAGGTCAATTCTACACTCAAAACATTAGAAGGAACAGGAGATACAGCATTCAAAGTCAAGCGATGATAGAAAACTGA